Proteins from one Staphylococcus sp. IVB6214 genomic window:
- the dapA gene encoding 4-hydroxy-tetrahydrodipicolinate synthase, translating into MTHIFEGTGVALITPFNDNHVDFDAIRRQVNFLIDNGIQSLIVNGTTAENPTLTEDEKDQIIQTVIDENNERVPVIVGTGTNNTQRSLEASLRAKELGADAIMLITPYYLKTSQRGLIAHFETIANAVELPVVLYNVPSRTNSTIEPETLERLSQNPYIVALKDATNDFDYLAEIQSRIDTSKFALYSGNDENIVKYFDEGGHGLISVAANVIPAAFQRVFTDAENRADHFKPIGQLLEAMSVDINPIPIKYLAALEGFGQYEVRLPLVALNNEEQATLKTAYEQFKAEVQA; encoded by the coding sequence ATGACACATATTTTTGAAGGGACCGGTGTAGCATTAATCACCCCTTTTAATGATAATCATGTAGATTTTGATGCGATTCGTAGACAAGTCAACTTTTTAATAGATAATGGCATTCAGTCGCTCATTGTAAATGGAACAACAGCAGAGAATCCAACATTGACAGAAGATGAAAAAGATCAAATCATCCAAACTGTGATTGATGAAAATAATGAACGTGTACCGGTGATTGTCGGAACAGGCACGAATAATACACAACGTTCATTGGAAGCGTCATTGCGTGCAAAAGAATTAGGTGCTGATGCGATTATGCTGATTACTCCTTACTATTTGAAAACAAGCCAGCGTGGGCTCATTGCACACTTTGAAACAATTGCGAATGCAGTTGAGTTGCCAGTTGTATTGTATAATGTGCCATCCCGAACAAATAGTACGATTGAACCGGAAACATTGGAACGATTGAGTCAAAATCCTTATATTGTTGCTTTAAAAGACGCAACAAATGATTTTGATTATTTGGCTGAAATTCAATCACGCATCGACACGTCAAAATTTGCACTATACAGTGGGAATGACGAAAATATTGTTAAGTATTTTGATGAAGGTGGTCACGGACTGATCTCTGTGGCTGCAAATGTCATCCCAGCAGCATTTCAAAGAGTTTTTACTGATGCTGAAAATCGAGCAGATCACTTTAAACCGATTGGCCAACTGCTAGAAGCGATGTCAGTGGATATTAACCCAATTCCTATTAAATATTTAGCAGCATTAGAAGGATTTGGCCAATATGAAGTACGATTACCATTAGTTGCTTTAAACAATGAAGAACAAGCAACGTTAAAAACAGCGTATGAACAATTCAAAGCGGAGGTTCAAGCATGA
- the alr gene encoding alanine racemase: MTAIWRVDSEIFQKNIKQVKNDQPLIAVVKNNAYNYGLSFAVEQFWKAGIRCFSTTSLHEAVKIRQLSPTATIFLMNPTREFETLRKYDIHMTLPSLNFYYEHKRALADVKVHLEYENLLHRSGFKTLDELLEVLEDHQANTKPKMIITGLWTHFGYADEFDVSDYEEERDAWIQIVETLLKKDYQFEMIHAQNSASFIREGQIFQHHTHARVGIALYGSRPYASLSRTSISQSLTVQANVIQVRTVQAGQHCGYSFAYTAEKDNTKLAVVDIGYGDGILRTRAQHDVLIHQKRYPIRALMMSHMFVEVDDDVRPQDVVTLYNEDLRIDDYTFKGVGANSEQLSALNLDSLIKEYK; encoded by the coding sequence ATGACAGCGATATGGCGTGTAGACAGTGAAATCTTTCAGAAAAATATTAAACAGGTAAAAAATGATCAACCGTTGATAGCTGTTGTGAAAAATAATGCTTACAATTATGGTTTGTCATTTGCAGTTGAACAGTTTTGGAAAGCGGGTATTCGTTGTTTCAGTACAACCTCATTGCATGAAGCGGTAAAAATTCGACAATTGTCCCCTACTGCGACAATATTTTTAATGAATCCCACACGTGAATTTGAGACATTAAGAAAATATGATATCCATATGACACTTCCTTCTTTAAACTTTTATTATGAACATAAGCGTGCGCTGGCGGATGTTAAGGTTCATTTAGAATATGAGAATTTACTTCATCGATCTGGGTTTAAAACACTTGATGAGTTGTTAGAAGTACTTGAAGATCATCAAGCCAATACAAAACCTAAAATGATTATCACAGGACTATGGACACATTTTGGTTATGCAGATGAATTTGACGTTTCAGATTATGAAGAAGAGCGAGATGCATGGATTCAAATTGTAGAGACATTACTGAAAAAAGATTATCAATTTGAGATGATTCATGCACAAAACAGTGCGAGTTTTATACGTGAAGGACAAATATTCCAGCATCACACACATGCGAGAGTTGGTATTGCATTGTACGGGTCTCGACCTTATGCATCACTTTCTAGAACGTCGATATCACAGTCACTTACTGTACAAGCAAATGTCATACAAGTACGTACAGTTCAAGCAGGTCAACATTGTGGATATAGCTTTGCATATACAGCGGAGAAGGACAATACCAAACTTGCTGTTGTTGATATTGGGTATGGAGATGGTATCTTGCGTACACGTGCACAACATGATGTGTTAATTCATCAAAAACGCTATCCGATTCGTGCACTCATGATGAGTCATATGTTTGTAGAGGTAGACGATGATGTGCGGCCACAAGACGTTGTGACGCTTTATAATGAAGATTTAAGAATAGATGATTATACATTCAAAGGTGTCGGTGCAAATTCTGAACAATTGAGTGCACTCAACCTTGATTCTTTAATAAAGGAGTACAAATAA
- the lysA gene encoding diaminopimelate decarboxylase: MTVTYNKSGELTIDGTSLKTIAQSYGTPTIVYDENQIREQMRRYHKAFQHNDIGYVLSYASKAFTCIQMIKLVQEEDFDLDVVSEGELYTAIEAGYDPKRIHFHGNNKTKQEIQYALSQGIGYFVVDSLDEIDVLDDYATDTVDVLIRVNPGVEAHTHEFIQTGQEKSKFGLSLKHGLAEQAVERIQQSHHLHLKGIHFHIGSQIEETTGMIETAKMVLEWLDHHALETELLNLGGGFSVEYVEGDQSFDIEQGITEIVQAVKQKCRELDYPIPTLSIEPGRSIVAEAGVTLYEVGTIKDIPTVNKYISIDGGMSDHIRTALYDAKYKVLLVNRNESADQVVTLAGKLCESGDILIHEAALPSSVARGDYLAVLSTGAYHYSMASNYNQIQKPAVFFVANGKAREVIKRQSLRQLIINDVR; the protein is encoded by the coding sequence ATGACAGTCACTTATAACAAATCAGGAGAACTTACAATTGATGGGACAAGTTTAAAAACAATTGCCCAAAGTTACGGTACACCAACAATTGTGTACGATGAAAATCAAATTCGTGAACAAATGAGACGTTATCATAAAGCGTTTCAACATAATGATATCGGCTATGTTTTATCATATGCGTCAAAAGCATTTACATGTATTCAGATGATTAAACTTGTACAAGAAGAAGATTTTGATCTAGATGTCGTGTCTGAAGGTGAACTTTATACAGCAATTGAAGCGGGATATGATCCAAAGCGTATTCATTTTCATGGAAACAACAAAACAAAACAAGAAATACAATATGCCCTTTCTCAAGGTATCGGTTACTTTGTAGTCGATTCTTTAGATGAAATTGATGTTTTAGACGACTATGCGACAGATACGGTAGATGTGTTAATCCGTGTGAATCCAGGTGTAGAAGCGCATACACATGAATTTATTCAAACGGGTCAAGAAAAAAGTAAATTTGGTTTGTCATTAAAACATGGGCTAGCCGAACAAGCTGTTGAACGTATTCAACAAAGTCATCACTTACATTTAAAAGGTATTCATTTTCATATTGGATCTCAAATTGAAGAAACAACAGGTATGATTGAAACAGCTAAAATGGTATTAGAATGGCTTGATCATCATGCGCTTGAAACTGAATTACTGAATCTTGGTGGTGGCTTTAGCGTAGAATATGTTGAAGGTGATCAGTCGTTTGATATTGAGCAAGGAATTACGGAAATTGTTCAAGCAGTGAAACAAAAATGTCGTGAGCTTGATTATCCAATTCCGACATTAAGTATTGAACCAGGACGTTCCATTGTGGCTGAAGCGGGTGTGACTTTATACGAAGTTGGTACAATAAAAGATATCCCTACTGTAAACAAATATATCTCTATTGACGGTGGGATGAGTGATCACATCCGTACAGCACTGTATGATGCGAAATATAAAGTACTGCTTGTGAATCGTAATGAATCGGCAGATCAAGTCGTGACATTAGCTGGAAAGTTATGTGAATCAGGTGATATTTTAATACATGAGGCAGCACTTCCTTCAAGTGTAGCACGTGGTGATTATTTAGCAGTGTTGTCAACGGGAGCTTATCATTATAGTATGGCATCGAACTACAACCAAATTCAAAAACCAGCCGTGTTCTTTGTGGCAAATGGTAAGGCACGTGAAGTGATTAAACGCCAGTCGTTAAGACAACTGATTATCAATGATGTGAGATAA
- a CDS encoding M20 family metallopeptidase yields MSELEFVTQHRQCLHMHPELSLQEYKTTEYIVEFLESEAVPFERPLETGVVAYLEGNSDKTIAFRADIDALPIDEENEIPFRSQIDDVMHACGHDGHTTALMLHVKRCKALYDAGKLPHNVVFIFQPAEESGGGANLLIKTGALDPYAIDAIYGVHIMPFVDEGSVIVRDEEITASATEYRFYLEGQSSHVANKEQGHSTGEAMQHLLIQLSQIQQYHLNGLQRNIVHIGRFHAGEAINTVPSNGYLEGTIRTYDMHDLQQVQQQMNKIAQSIELLFDVSCEVKFEEGYPPTINDPDLKKYVVESLTHHRLQVIEPKTPYLFGEDFSFYQQIAPSYFVFVGTRNEEQEFVHGLHTPKLNFDEQILIRVADYYERLLFNYGEVIE; encoded by the coding sequence ATGAGTGAGTTAGAGTTTGTCACACAACATCGACAATGTTTACATATGCATCCTGAATTAAGTTTGCAAGAATATAAAACGACTGAGTATATTGTTGAATTTTTAGAATCTGAAGCAGTCCCCTTCGAAAGACCATTAGAAACGGGAGTTGTAGCTTATCTAGAAGGAAATTCTGATAAAACAATCGCATTTAGAGCAGATATTGATGCACTTCCAATTGATGAAGAAAATGAGATCCCCTTCCGTAGTCAAATAGATGATGTCATGCATGCTTGTGGTCATGATGGTCATACAACGGCGCTAATGTTACATGTAAAAAGATGTAAAGCACTTTATGATGCTGGTAAACTTCCTCATAATGTCGTTTTTATTTTCCAGCCAGCAGAAGAATCCGGTGGTGGTGCAAACTTATTAATAAAAACAGGCGCACTTGATCCCTATGCTATCGATGCGATTTATGGCGTGCATATCATGCCATTTGTTGATGAAGGATCAGTGATTGTACGTGACGAAGAAATAACAGCAAGTGCAACGGAGTATCGTTTCTATTTAGAAGGACAATCAAGTCATGTTGCGAACAAGGAGCAAGGTCACTCAACGGGAGAAGCGATGCAACACTTGTTGATACAATTATCACAAATTCAACAATATCATCTAAATGGCTTACAGCGTAATATTGTCCATATCGGTCGTTTTCATGCAGGAGAAGCAATCAATACGGTTCCAAGTAATGGGTATTTAGAAGGAACAATTCGAACATATGATATGCATGATTTACAACAGGTACAACAGCAGATGAATAAAATTGCGCAAAGTATCGAACTGTTATTTGACGTGTCGTGTGAAGTAAAATTTGAAGAAGGTTATCCACCAACAATCAACGACCCAGACTTAAAAAAATATGTTGTGGAAAGTTTAACACATCATCGCTTACAAGTGATTGAACCTAAAACACCGTACTTATTCGGGGAAGATTTCAGTTTTTATCAACAAATCGCCCCATCTTATTTTGTTTTTGTAGGAACGAGAAATGAAGAACAAGAATTTGTACATGGTTTGCATACGCCGAAATTAAACTTTGATGAACAAATACTTATTCGTGTCGCAGATTATTATGAACGCCTACTATTTAATTATGGTGAGGTGATAGAATGA
- the cspA gene encoding cold shock protein CspA, which produces MKQGTVKWFNAEKGFGFIEVEGENDVFVHFSAINQEGYKSLEEGQAVEFEVVEGDRGPQAANVVKL; this is translated from the coding sequence ATGAAACAAGGTACAGTTAAATGGTTTAACGCTGAAAAAGGTTTTGGTTTTATCGAAGTTGAAGGAGAAAACGACGTATTCGTACACTTCTCAGCTATCAACCAAGAAGGTTACAAATCATTAGAAGAAGGTCAAGCAGTTGAATTTGAAGTAGTTGAAGGCGACCGCGGCCCACAAGCTGCAAACGTTGTTAAACTATAA
- the dapD gene encoding 2,3,4,5-tetrahydropyridine-2,6-dicarboxylate N-acetyltransferase, with amino-acid sequence MVKNFTAEEIIQYISDAKKSTPLKVYANGDFSNVTFPEQFKVFGSDDSKVIFCEANDWQAFCDKNQSVITELEIEMDRRNSAIPLKNLVNTNARIEPGAFIREHAVIGDGAVVMMGATINIGAIVGEGTMVDMNATLGGRATTGKNVHVGAGAVLAGVIEPPSAAPVVIEDNVLIGANAVVLEGVRVGEGAIVAAGAIVTQDVPAGAVVAGTPAKVIKQASDVADTKREIVAALRKLDE; translated from the coding sequence ATGGTTAAAAATTTTACGGCTGAAGAAATTATTCAATATATTAGTGATGCAAAAAAATCAACCCCTCTCAAAGTCTATGCGAATGGTGACTTTTCAAATGTTACGTTCCCAGAACAATTCAAAGTTTTTGGTTCAGACGATTCGAAAGTCATTTTCTGCGAAGCAAATGATTGGCAAGCTTTTTGTGATAAAAACCAATCTGTTATTACAGAATTAGAGATTGAAATGGATCGTCGCAACTCGGCTATTCCTTTGAAAAACTTAGTAAATACAAATGCACGTATCGAACCGGGTGCATTTATTCGTGAACACGCTGTGATTGGCGACGGTGCGGTTGTTATGATGGGTGCAACAATTAACATCGGTGCGATTGTTGGTGAAGGTACGATGGTTGATATGAATGCGACGTTAGGTGGCCGTGCAACGACAGGTAAAAATGTACATGTCGGTGCAGGTGCTGTGCTAGCCGGTGTTATCGAGCCACCAAGTGCTGCACCTGTTGTGATCGAAGACAACGTTCTGATCGGTGCGAATGCAGTCGTATTAGAAGGCGTGCGCGTCGGTGAAGGTGCAATCGTTGCTGCAGGTGCAATTGTGACACAAGATGTCCCTGCAGGTGCAGTTGTTGCAGGAACACCTGCTAAGGTTATTAAACAGGCGAGTGATGTAGCAGATACAAAACGTGAAATTGTAGCTGCATTACGCAAACTGGATGAATAA
- the dapB gene encoding 4-hydroxy-tetrahydrodipicolinate reductase: MNILLIGYGAMNQRVARLAEAAGHKIVAVIPNRQHDDIPYPIVNEISAATEADVAIDFSHPELLLPVLDQSFNLPLVIATTGEKEAITTKLEALAEKMPVFFSANMSYGVHVLAKLLEVAVPLLEQYDIELTEAHHNQKVDAPSGTLVKLYDVIEQLRDEVQPVYDRSQHTEKRTKSEIGIHSLRGGTIVGEHDVLFAGVDETITLSHRAQSKDIFANGALKAAEKLVQKVPGYYTFDNL; encoded by the coding sequence ATGAACATATTATTAATTGGTTACGGAGCGATGAATCAGCGTGTGGCACGTCTAGCAGAAGCGGCAGGTCATAAAATTGTAGCGGTGATTCCTAATCGACAACATGATGATATCCCCTATCCTATCGTAAACGAAATTAGTGCAGCAACTGAAGCAGATGTTGCAATTGACTTTTCACATCCTGAGTTATTATTGCCAGTGCTTGATCAATCATTCAACTTGCCATTAGTCATTGCAACGACTGGAGAAAAAGAAGCAATTACGACAAAACTTGAAGCACTTGCTGAAAAAATGCCAGTATTTTTCAGTGCAAATATGAGTTACGGTGTACACGTCCTTGCGAAATTATTAGAAGTAGCAGTTCCGTTACTCGAACAATATGATATTGAGTTGACAGAAGCTCATCATAATCAAAAAGTAGATGCGCCTAGTGGTACATTAGTTAAACTATATGATGTAATTGAACAATTACGAGATGAAGTCCAACCTGTCTATGATCGTAGTCAACATACTGAAAAACGTACAAAGAGCGAAATCGGTATTCATTCTCTACGTGGTGGTACAATTGTCGGAGAACATGATGTGTTATTTGCTGGTGTTGATGAGACAATCACACTCTCACATCGTGCACAATCTAAAGATATTTTTGCGAATGGTGCATTAAAAGCAGCAGAAAAACTTGTTCAGAAAGTACCAGGATATTATACATTTGATAACTTATAA
- a CDS encoding DUF1033 family protein, whose amino-acid sequence MWELTKIRADYEGWWLFDDWPEHIVDRQSFTTYEAFIEAYESTIKEAKQNYCNHIVGKHNIYAFYNNCDMNYCEDCGEDLQIFYSFIVLKDKEIYLNLPLIN is encoded by the coding sequence ATGTGGGAACTCACAAAAATTCGTGCAGACTATGAAGGCTGGTGGCTTTTTGATGACTGGCCAGAACATATCGTTGATCGACAAAGTTTTACAACTTACGAAGCTTTTATAGAAGCATATGAATCAACAATTAAAGAAGCAAAACAAAATTATTGTAATCATATTGTTGGCAAACATAATATATATGCATTCTACAATAATTGTGATATGAACTATTGTGAAGATTGTGGAGAAGATCTCCAAATATTTTATAGTTTTATTGTATTAAAAGATAAAGAAATTTATTTAAATCTTCCATTAATAAACTGA